Proteins encoded by one window of Nitrincola iocasae:
- a CDS encoding type IV pilin protein encodes MAATEMSLYNHPKKSFFHRGFSLIELMIVVAIVAILASIAYPSYQNSIIKTRRGNATACLLEMSQFLERYYTANLRYNSADTTVNPHPDPTALGCTSENDIDSFYTFSVASLAQNSYQLNAAPVAGSVQSSDSCGTLTLNNIGQKTAADSDCW; translated from the coding sequence ATGGCAGCAACTGAGATGAGCTTATACAATCACCCAAAAAAATCGTTCTTTCATAGGGGTTTTAGCCTGATAGAACTTATGATAGTTGTCGCAATCGTAGCGATTTTAGCTTCGATTGCCTATCCATCCTATCAAAATAGTATTATTAAAACCCGAAGAGGTAATGCAACGGCTTGTCTGCTTGAGATGTCCCAATTCCTCGAGCGTTACTACACTGCAAACCTTAGATATAATTCAGCCGACACAACTGTTAACCCGCACCCTGACCCTACAGCTTTAGGTTGCACCTCTGAGAATGATATAGATAGCTTTTATACTTTTTCAGTCGCAAGCTTAGCTCAAAATAGTTATCAGCTAAATGCTGCACCGGTGGCTGGTAGTGTGCAGTCAAGTGACAGCTGTGGAACCCTGACACTGAACAATATTGGACAGAAAACAGCTGCCGATTCAGACTGCTGGTAA